A stretch of DNA from Cryptomeria japonica chromosome 4, Sugi_1.0, whole genome shotgun sequence:
TCAGGCTCCTTTCCTCCAAATTGCTTGGATTATTGGCCCCTCTTTTATCATTTGGAATCTTTGGTTAGAAAGAAATTGAAGAATCTTTCAAGAGACAAAATTGGAGAGTGGTCTTTTCTGGTGCAAGGTCGTTGGCAAGTTCAAGGAAACTATTGCAGCTAAGTGCGATCTCTCAGTAGTGGTGAATTCTACGAATATGGATGTGGTAAAGAAGCTGAATCTAGTTAACAATGGTTTGAACTCTTATGTTGGCATGAGATTGAGGAAAACTAAACAGAAAGTCCAATGAAGAGATAGACGGTTCCCTCCTCCGAAGGGGGTTTTGAAAATAAACACGGATGGGTCCTCCAAGGGGAATCCAAGCTTTGCAGGGATTGAAGGAGTTGGCAGGAGCAAGGATGATAGTGTTGTGTTCTTTTTCTCCACTTTTAAAGGGATTCATTCTGATTACCTTATGGAAGCCCTTGCTATTCTTCGTCCTATTGAAAGAGGATATACCCTTAGCTGGAGAAGGATTGCTTGTGAGTCTGACTTGCAAATTGTGATTGATATGTTGGATGCTCAACGTTTGGAGGATATTAATTGGCAGTTAGCCTTAGTGGATAGGCAGATTCTAAATTTATGCTCAGCTCTGGAATATATCTCTTTTAGTCATATTCCTCAAGAATGGACTAAAGTAGCAGATTATTTGGCCAAATGGGCATCAAAAAACCTTGGTGGGTGGGATGTTGAGGATTGGGGGCTCTTGTCCCTAGAATATTCTAGTATTTTGGATAAGTTAATTATGGAGGACAAGAAGGTGTAGTTATTTCTTCAAGGAAGTTCCTCAGAGACCTGTTCATCTCTTTTTCTTGTCTCTTTGTGTGGGCTTGTGGCCCTTTGCTTTGTATTCTTGGCTCttctgaataaatttttacccccttttcaaaaaacaaaaaaagaaacacATGCAATATAACTAACATCTAGCATAATGTTGGTGCACAAAAATGGAATTGGTAAGACATTGGTTTGTCTGATATGTGCAACATCAAAAAACAATTGTTTTGATGCAAACATTAAGCATGCACAATTTAGAATTCTCTATTACTTATTGCTAAATATTGTTGAATGACATACATGTTCAAAAAGATCTAATAAAAAAACTTTTTCAATctcatcttttaaaaaaaattatatttcaggTATTTATGAACTCTGTGTTCCAATATATCTTGACAAGAGAAAGAGGCATGAAAACTTGAAATCAAAGGGAATCACATCCACAAGTTTGGCAGGATTGCCCTTAATTAAAGTGCCAAAAAAAGCACAGCAAACAATGAGAGTTATTGAACTACATACATATACAATTTGAACACCATCAACCAAAAACCAGGTAGATGACTGGCAATTTGCCAAATATGTTTTGAAAGCAAAACATCTAAATCCAATCAAAGCATCATGGATCCAGAAATCAGAGCCCTTATAGCCAAAGGGCTATTCAAAATTTGCCTATGATCACATTGCACTAAACAAATTAAAGTTATCTATACTGAAATACAAAACAAATAATCTTGTGGGTGTAGAATTGACATCATAGCTAGCCTGAAACAACCATGATCACTATTGTGATGGCATTTAAAGCTATCAAAGGCATCCTCAAGTATTGTGTAGCATAAATTAGCCCAATGGCTCGTGCTTTTAAGGATCTTCCTTGGTCTCCTGAAAATTCAGAAAAGCTCCACCCTCGAGGAGCCAAAAATCGATTTTCATTTAGTATGGCTAGAGCATTTGCTATCAGTAAACATCCTTCAAGTAATGTCCAAAGACCCATCTTCTACATCAAAATCCAAGCCACGAAGTTAAGCGAACTAGAAAAGAAAACCAATGAACAATACTTTTCAGCCGCATCATGTATGAAAAGAAAGCAACAGAATATCATAACAGGCATATTAATTCTCTCTTAAATACATTTcagtgcatatcttcatcaactaaaTCATAAGCCACATTTTTTACATTTAAGTAGCATGACTGCACATGAAAATGTTGATGCcctaaataaaaaatattctaaatGGCAAGGCATATTTTTTAAAGATGGTGatttttgtttttcataaaaacataaaatgaaCAGGCATAGCCCTACATCCCCTAGACACATGTACCCTGCCCCTACAGCTAATGTTAACATGACAGCAAAATCACCTCAAAAAAGAGAGATCCTAAGAAAACCTCTTTACTTTTTTATGAGTAAACATGGCCGAAAGCCCTGAAATAGAGATATTAAGGACATGGACATCTAGAAAAAGTTTCACCAAACATGAGCAAAATAAAAGACAAGCAAAAGTTCAGAAAGTCAAACCTAAGGGCAGCGAGGGAAGAAGTCAGAAAACTATGGAAAAGATAGATTATAATTATATCCTTGAAGTTTAAAGTCTTaactgtatttttttttattttgtctaTTTATGAGAACTCAAAAAGCCACTGACATGATAAATCAATGTGTTCAAAGGTTAAATACACAATGCTTACGTataaactatatcaacaaattcaaTGTTTGTATTAGGCATGTTTATTTGATTATCGTTATTTAGTTATCATTTCAAGGGCCTGATCTTCAATACATGCATTTTTTCAATTCACTTGATTAGCTATGATATATCACTAGCTCTTACCAGGTTCTGCTAAATACATCCCTGCCATGTTGGTCAAAATCAGTTCAACCTCCAGTTGTAGGTCGGGACAGCCTAGGTTGCTCCTTGGTTCAGCCCAGCAAACACCAAGCTATCCTGAACTGGACCAAACCAGACAACTAACTGCC
This window harbors:
- the LOC131063609 gene encoding uncharacterized protein LOC131063609; this encodes MGLWTLLEGCLLIANALAILNENRFLAPRGWSFSEFSGDQGRSLKARAIGLIYATQYLRMPLIALNAITIVIMVVSG